One window from the genome of Oceaniferula flava encodes:
- a CDS encoding PEP-CTERM sorting domain-containing protein (PEP-CTERM proteins occur, often in large numbers, in the proteomes of bacteria that also encode an exosortase, a predicted intramembrane cysteine proteinase. The presence of a PEP-CTERM domain at a protein's C-terminus predicts cleavage within the sorting domain, followed by covalent anchoring to some some component of the (usually Gram-negative) cell surface. Many PEP-CTERM proteins exhibit an unusual sequence composition that includes large numbers of potential glycosylation sites. Expression of one such protein has been shown restore the ability of a bacterium to form floc, a type of biofilm.) produces MKINTHTILTAMASIGMIGSSGAAVIYEANDSNVSLWNNSAAISGSSSSVSGDSASGDMALTVTGNSFSYAGFASTQSINTLLGRSLLDSETVTLTFTTGVLSQNGDGGELRSQGFQMGLSASTAADGGASEDQLIISLGGGGNSSDVGLKASANAGPASGGGFEISKASANDGLTITIVADSSGWTASFSDVSAEAAADSVADLTGSFDPGEFTSFFGNGYLYAGFQQRNGGVNGVTVPFEVASIDVVPEPSSSALLGLGGLALILRRRK; encoded by the coding sequence ATGAAAATTAACACGCATACAATACTCACAGCGATGGCAAGCATCGGAATGATCGGCTCTTCGGGAGCTGCTGTCATCTATGAAGCCAATGATTCCAACGTCTCTCTCTGGAATAATAGCGCCGCCATCTCTGGCTCCTCATCCTCCGTCAGTGGCGACAGCGCGTCCGGCGACATGGCATTGACCGTCACAGGCAATAGCTTCTCATACGCCGGCTTTGCCAGCACTCAATCCATTAACACCCTACTGGGAAGATCTCTCCTGGACTCAGAAACGGTCACTCTCACCTTCACGACAGGGGTTTTGAGTCAAAATGGCGACGGAGGTGAATTACGTTCCCAGGGCTTCCAGATGGGTTTGTCAGCGTCGACGGCCGCGGACGGTGGTGCTAGTGAGGACCAGCTGATTATTTCTTTAGGGGGGGGCGGTAACAGCTCCGATGTAGGTCTTAAAGCTTCAGCTAATGCAGGACCCGCATCTGGCGGAGGCTTTGAAATTTCTAAAGCAAGTGCTAACGATGGCCTGACAATAACGATCGTTGCCGACTCGAGCGGATGGACTGCCTCGTTCTCAGATGTCTCAGCAGAAGCTGCTGCTGACTCAGTAGCCGACCTCACTGGATCCTTTGATCCCGGTGAATTCACCTCCTTCTTTGGCAACGGATATCTTTATGCAGGATTCCAGCAGCGTAATGGAGGTGTGAATGGTGTGACAGTCCCCTTCGAAGTTGCAAGTATCGACGTTGTCCCAGAGCCATCTTCCTCCGCCTTACTCGGCCTTGGTGGACTGGCCCTGATCTTGCGTCGTCGCAAGTAG
- a CDS encoding PEP-CTERM sorting domain-containing protein yields the protein MTRHKKTLSFLAGTAILTACAIPSVSAATTIINATLEGRAIDNTNVTGGVKGNGSGNAFNSGAAQAGAYNSGVDLVGVISFQMTGVDPTDIVSADFSSLQNTVNLSDTSLFSISANVIRIDASSAGQNSDFEAAPLTTLMTGFDGNATTDTTASLDAAGQIILGDWLKSNWVEGEYVFIQLKADNTDMQTGSNNLYNYSNSTLTITTVPEPSSAALLGLGGLALIMRRRK from the coding sequence ATGACTCGACATAAAAAAACATTATCCTTCTTGGCCGGAACCGCCATTCTCACGGCCTGCGCCATCCCATCCGTCAGTGCTGCCACGACCATTATCAACGCGACCCTCGAAGGGCGGGCGATTGACAATACAAACGTGACAGGTGGCGTGAAAGGCAACGGATCCGGCAACGCATTCAACTCCGGTGCCGCTCAAGCTGGAGCCTATAACAGCGGTGTCGACCTAGTAGGCGTCATCTCTTTTCAAATGACCGGAGTGGATCCCACCGATATCGTAAGCGCTGATTTCAGCTCATTACAAAATACTGTTAATCTCAGCGATACGTCACTGTTCAGCATTTCCGCTAATGTCATTCGTATCGACGCTTCCTCAGCAGGCCAAAACAGCGACTTCGAAGCTGCACCTCTTACAACCCTGATGACCGGCTTCGATGGCAACGCCACAACGGATACAACAGCATCCTTGGACGCCGCTGGCCAAATTATTTTGGGGGACTGGCTGAAAAGCAACTGGGTAGAAGGTGAATATGTCTTCATTCAGCTCAAGGCAGATAACACCGATATGCAAACAGGTTCGAACAACCTTTATAACTACTCGAACTCTACGTTGACGATCACCACCGTCCCTGAGCCATCCTCCGCGGCCTTACTCGGCCTCGGTGGCCTGGCGCTGATCATGCGCCGTCGCAAGTAA
- a CDS encoding succinylglutamate desuccinylase/aspartoacylase family protein, whose translation MKDIEIQGQVVKKGERKLLRLKVGVLTTHEPVTMRVWVIRGKKDGPTLMVSGCLHGDEINGAEVIRRLVNSPTLRRGLKGTLIAVPIVNVPAYSNRSRYLPDRRDLNRLFPGSPKGSLGGRLAHVLTTELLPHCDAVVDLHTGAINRPNLPQIRVTAEDEPALELATAFGSPVTLLSPVRGGTFRSACNEAKVPVILYESGEALRLDTASIRFGKRGVLTVMRHIGMLPKRAAAAKKRAANAVVCEKSYWERAQIGGLFTPLIALGKAVKEGDVLGFVADPLGDYEEEIKASYGGILIGRTNEGQADEGDALFHIAQVKYPNRAEQKIVRSGEGLPDIAAKDDDHPVHYDPYTDVM comes from the coding sequence ATGAAAGATATCGAGATTCAGGGCCAAGTGGTCAAAAAAGGCGAGCGGAAGCTGCTGCGCTTAAAAGTCGGCGTGCTCACCACCCATGAACCCGTCACCATGCGCGTCTGGGTGATCCGCGGGAAAAAAGATGGCCCCACCCTGATGGTTTCCGGCTGTTTGCACGGCGATGAAATCAACGGCGCGGAGGTTATTCGTCGATTGGTGAACTCGCCAACGCTCAGGCGCGGCTTGAAGGGGACCTTGATTGCGGTGCCGATCGTGAACGTGCCCGCCTACTCGAACCGCTCGCGCTACCTGCCGGATCGGCGGGATTTGAACCGACTTTTCCCCGGTTCGCCAAAGGGCTCGCTGGGCGGACGACTCGCCCATGTGCTGACCACGGAGCTGCTGCCGCACTGCGACGCGGTGGTCGATTTGCACACCGGCGCGATCAACCGACCGAACCTGCCGCAGATCCGTGTCACGGCGGAAGACGAGCCGGCGCTGGAGCTGGCCACGGCCTTCGGGTCTCCGGTGACGCTGTTGTCGCCAGTGCGTGGCGGCACCTTCCGCTCGGCCTGCAATGAAGCCAAGGTGCCGGTGATTTTGTATGAAAGTGGCGAGGCGTTGCGACTCGATACCGCCTCGATTCGTTTTGGAAAGCGGGGCGTCCTCACCGTCATGCGCCATATCGGCATGTTGCCCAAGCGCGCGGCTGCGGCCAAAAAACGTGCCGCCAATGCCGTGGTCTGTGAAAAGAGCTACTGGGAGCGTGCGCAGATTGGCGGGCTTTTTACCCCCTTGATTGCCTTGGGGAAAGCGGTGAAAGAAGGTGATGTGCTGGGATTTGTGGCCGATCCGCTGGGTGACTACGAAGAAGAGATCAAAGCCAGCTACGGCGGCATTCTGATTGGCCGCACCAACGAAGGCCAGGCTGACGAGGGCGATGCCCTGTTTCACATTGCCCAAGTGAAATACCCGAACCGCGCCGAGCAGAAAATCGTCAGGTCCGGTGAAGGCCTGCCAGACATCGCGGCCAAAGATGACGACCACCCGGTGCACTACGATCCCTACACGGACGTAATGTAG